From the genome of Hymenobacter sp. PAMC 26628, one region includes:
- a CDS encoding amidase family protein, translating into MMTLFKSGRLFLLVLFGAVLGSGCEQAAQPKAQAKAPRFEVAEASIADVQGALKRGDCNCEQLVRAYQARIAAYDQPTKLNAIVVTNPAALAAAKELDAEYRRTGKLRPLHCIPLIVKDNYNTAGLQTAAGSLALKGFAPATDATVVRALKAAGAIVLAKSNMAEWAFSPMVTISSLAGETRNPYNLAHVPAGSSGGTAAAVAASFGTAGLGTDTGNSIRGPSSHNALVGFRPTLGLVSRAGIVPLYLRNDTGGPMARSVADATRLLEVMAGPDPADPLTAYSAGKVPAGGYQQFLIKDGLKGARIGVLRTLSERNPDLQVKAVFEQAVADLRRAGAVVVDVEIPDFAQVSKGQWASVFKHDVNAYLAAQGPGVPVKNIDEVLASGKYAAYIKENLQDELAHGVSPAASTAGRGEAYTDPRRIAFRRAVTAVMDRYKVGALVYPTWNNPPAKVGDFQGYRGDNSQLIAPHTGQPAFTVPMGFTYDHLPAGLQFLGRSFDEPTLIKYAYAYEQATHHRRAPVRFPALPAAGVGK; encoded by the coding sequence ATGATGACGCTATTCAAGTCCGGCCGGCTCTTTTTGCTGGTTCTATTCGGCGCGGTGCTGGGCAGCGGCTGCGAGCAAGCTGCCCAGCCAAAAGCCCAGGCCAAGGCCCCGCGCTTTGAGGTGGCCGAAGCCTCGATTGCCGACGTGCAAGGGGCCCTAAAGCGGGGCGACTGCAACTGCGAGCAGCTCGTGCGGGCGTACCAGGCCCGCATTGCCGCCTACGACCAGCCCACCAAGCTCAACGCCATTGTCGTAACGAACCCCGCCGCGCTGGCCGCCGCCAAGGAGCTAGATGCCGAATACCGCCGCACCGGCAAGCTGCGGCCGTTGCACTGCATTCCGCTGATTGTGAAGGATAACTACAACACGGCCGGCCTGCAAACCGCGGCCGGCTCGCTGGCCCTCAAGGGCTTCGCGCCCGCCACCGATGCCACGGTGGTGCGGGCCCTGAAAGCGGCCGGGGCCATCGTGCTGGCCAAGTCCAACATGGCCGAGTGGGCCTTCAGCCCGATGGTGACCATCAGCTCGCTGGCGGGCGAAACCCGCAACCCCTACAACCTGGCGCACGTGCCGGCGGGCTCCAGCGGGGGCACGGCGGCGGCCGTGGCGGCCAGCTTCGGCACGGCGGGCCTGGGCACCGACACCGGCAACTCCATCCGGGGCCCCTCGTCGCACAACGCCCTAGTCGGGTTTCGGCCCACGCTGGGGCTGGTGAGCCGCGCCGGCATCGTGCCGCTGTACCTGCGCAACGACACCGGGGGCCCCATGGCCCGCTCCGTGGCCGACGCCACCCGCCTGCTCGAAGTGATGGCCGGCCCCGACCCGGCCGACCCGCTCACGGCCTACAGCGCCGGCAAGGTGCCGGCCGGCGGCTACCAGCAATTCTTAATCAAAGACGGACTTAAGGGGGCCCGCATCGGCGTGCTGCGCACCCTAAGCGAGCGTAACCCCGACCTGCAGGTGAAGGCCGTGTTCGAGCAGGCCGTGGCCGACCTGCGCCGGGCCGGGGCCGTGGTGGTAGACGTAGAAATTCCGGACTTCGCCCAAGTCAGCAAAGGCCAGTGGGCCTCGGTGTTCAAGCACGACGTGAACGCCTACCTGGCTGCCCAGGGCCCCGGCGTGCCCGTGAAAAACATTGACGAGGTGCTGGCCTCGGGCAAGTACGCGGCCTACATCAAGGAAAACCTGCAAGACGAGCTGGCCCACGGCGTGAGCCCCGCGGCCAGCACCGCCGGCCGCGGCGAGGCCTACACCGACCCGCGCCGCATCGCCTTCCGCCGCGCCGTGACGGCCGTGATGGACCGCTACAAAGTAGGGGCCCTGGTGTACCCCACCTGGAACAACCCGCCCGCCAAAGTGGGCGACTTCCAGGGCTACCGCGGCGACAACAGCCAGCTCATTGCCCCGCACACCGGCCAGCCGGCCTTCACCGTGCCCATGGGCTTTACCTACGACCACCTGCCGGCCGGCCTCCAGTTCCTGGGCCGCTCGTTCGACGAGCCGACGCTGATAAAATACGCCTACGCCTACGAGCAGGCCACGCACCACCGCCGGGCCCCGGTGCGGTTTCCGGCGCTGCCCGCGGCGGGAGTGGGCAAGTAA
- a CDS encoding DUF4442 domain-containing protein: MPEPTVSTDAPQAAAFRRQVLSPAKLRLFMLRKLPMAWLAGLRLRALTPTQATVTIRYKYLTQNPFRSIYFACLAMAGELAGGMQAMMHVQAGAPVSMLVTGLTAEFTKKATGLVAFTCPDGAAIARAVAESRATGEGRTVVCTSTGVDEAGDVVAVFRVTWSFRAKR; this comes from the coding sequence ATGCCCGAACCCACCGTTTCCACTGATGCCCCGCAGGCGGCTGCTTTCCGCCGCCAGGTGCTCAGCCCGGCCAAGCTGCGGCTGTTCATGCTGCGCAAATTACCGATGGCCTGGCTGGCCGGCCTGCGCCTGCGCGCGCTGACGCCGACGCAGGCCACGGTTACCATCCGGTATAAATACCTTACCCAGAACCCGTTTCGCAGCATCTACTTCGCCTGCCTGGCCATGGCGGGCGAGCTGGCCGGCGGCATGCAGGCCATGATGCACGTGCAAGCCGGGGCCCCCGTGTCGATGCTGGTGACGGGCCTGACGGCCGAATTCACTAAAAAAGCCACGGGTCTGGTGGCCTTCACCTGCCCCGACGGGGCCGCCATTGCCCGGGCCGTGGCCGAGAGCCGCGCCACCGGCGAAGGCCGCACCGTAGTGTGCACCAGCACCGGCGTTGACGAAGCTGGCGATGTGGTGGCGGTGTTCCGCGTCACGTGGTCGTTCCGCGCCAAGCGCTAA
- a CDS encoding PPC domain-containing DNA-binding protein has protein sequence MSRFLLPLLGLLAGPALAQSLPRHPSAAAVSAVPSSSLKTYALRLRPGDDLRQGLLAFVQAQHLRAGALLTCVGSLTVATLRLANQEGPTEYRGHFEIVSLVGTLSTNGSHLHLSVADSTGRTLGGHLLDGCRVYTTAEIVLAELPDLEFRRETDPTFGYQELTVHPKKK, from the coding sequence GTGTCCCGCTTCCTCCTTCCGCTGCTCGGGCTACTGGCCGGCCCCGCGCTGGCGCAGTCCTTGCCGCGCCATCCTTCCGCCGCCGCCGTGTCCGCCGTCCCGTCTTCTTCGCTGAAAACCTACGCCCTGCGCCTGCGCCCCGGCGACGACCTGCGCCAGGGCCTCCTGGCCTTCGTGCAGGCCCAGCACCTGCGGGCGGGGGCCCTGCTCACGTGCGTGGGCAGCCTCACGGTGGCCACGCTGCGGCTGGCCAACCAGGAGGGCCCCACCGAGTACCGCGGCCACTTCGAAATCGTGTCGCTCGTGGGCACGCTCTCCACCAACGGCTCGCACCTGCATTTGTCGGTGGCCGACAGTACGGGCCGCACCCTGGGCGGCCACCTGCTCGACGGCTGCCGGGTGTACACCACCGCCGAAATCGTGCTGGCCGAGCTGCCGGACCTGGAGTTTCGGCGCGAAACCGACCCCACCTTCGGCTACCAGGAGCTGACGGTGCACCCCAAGAAAAAGTGA
- a CDS encoding Gfo/Idh/MocA family protein: MRTFNWAILGPGRIARKFAEDLAHVPQARLHAVASRSLAKAEAFAAEFGAPHAVGSYEELLAVPGIDAVYVATPHSEHHAHALLCLRGGLPVLCEKAFAQNAGQAQEMVRVAQEQGVFLMEAFWTRFFPAVAQALELVQSGVIGEVKHLVADFGFAAPYPYEPEGRLFSPALAGGSLLDIGVYPLFISQLFLGPPAAVRAVSTPTGTGVDLSCAMALAYASGATATLFSTIAATTDNRCVLYGTKGQLQLLGRFHAPTGVRVQLLGAAEAQEYPALTAGGGYHYEAAHVQQCLAQGLRESPLLPLAFSLGLMELLDAVRREIGLRYPGE, translated from the coding sequence ATGCGCACCTTCAACTGGGCCATCCTGGGTCCCGGCCGCATTGCCCGCAAATTTGCCGAAGACCTGGCCCACGTGCCCCAGGCCCGGCTGCACGCCGTGGCTTCGCGCAGCCTGGCCAAAGCCGAGGCCTTTGCCGCCGAGTTTGGGGCCCCCCACGCCGTGGGCAGCTACGAGGAGCTGCTGGCGGTGCCCGGCATCGACGCCGTGTACGTGGCCACGCCGCACTCCGAGCACCACGCCCACGCCCTGCTGTGCCTGCGGGGCGGCCTGCCCGTGCTCTGCGAAAAAGCCTTTGCCCAGAACGCCGGCCAAGCCCAGGAAATGGTGCGCGTGGCGCAGGAACAAGGCGTTTTCCTGATGGAAGCGTTTTGGACGCGCTTTTTCCCCGCCGTGGCCCAGGCCCTGGAGCTGGTGCAGTCGGGCGTCATCGGCGAGGTGAAGCACCTGGTGGCCGACTTCGGCTTCGCGGCCCCTTACCCTTACGAGCCCGAAGGACGGCTGTTCAGCCCCGCGCTGGCCGGTGGCTCCCTGCTCGATATCGGCGTGTACCCGCTCTTCATCAGCCAGCTTTTTCTGGGGCCCCCGGCGGCCGTGCGGGCCGTCTCGACGCCCACCGGCACCGGCGTGGACCTGAGCTGCGCCATGGCTTTGGCCTACGCCAGCGGGGCCACGGCCACCTTATTCTCCACCATCGCCGCTACCACCGACAACCGCTGCGTGCTGTACGGCACCAAGGGCCAGCTGCAACTGCTGGGCCGCTTCCACGCGCCCACCGGGGTGCGGGTGCAGCTGCTGGGCGCGGCCGAAGCGCAGGAATACCCCGCGCTCACGGCGGGCGGCGGCTACCACTACGAAGCGGCGCACGTGCAGCAGTGCCTGGCCCAGGGCCTGCGCGAAAGCCCGCTGCTGCCGCTGGCCTTCAGCCTGGGGCTGATGGAGTTGCTGGACGCGGTGCGGCGCGAAATTGGGCTGCGCTACCCGGGCGAGTGA